A window of Candidatus Avedoeria danica genomic DNA:
GCCGAGAACCCGAAGTACCCGAGGCCCGAGGCGTCCGTCACGTTCGTGAAGCGGCCCGTGCCGTCGTTCTCGAAGACCTCGTTGCCGCGCTGGATCGTCGTGGCGTACAGGTCGGCGTCGCCGTCGTTGTCCAGGTCGGCGAACGAAGCGGCCGAGCCGATCTTGTCCGGCACCGCCACGCCTGCTGCGGCCGTAATGTCCTCGAACTTGCCGCCGCCGACGTTGCGCCAGAGCTCGTTCGGACCGACTTGGCGGACGAAGTACAGGTCGGTGAGCCCGTCCCCGTCCACGTCGGCCACGGCCATGCCCGTACCGTGGTCGTAGTGGGAGGCGATGAATGTTTTGCCCGAGTCGTCCGTGACGCGCGCCAGGTGCGTGATTCCGCTCTCGACCTGGCGGTTCGCGAACTGGAAGTCGCGGAACACGCCCGAGTTGGCCTTGGCGGCCAGCTGCTCCTGACGCCGGCTGTCGATCCAATATGGATCGAGGCCCTGCGGCACGTCGACACGCGGCAGCGTGCTGACGTCCGCGCCGCTTGCCGCGTCGCCGGTCGGGCCGCCCGGTGCGGAGGGGCCGGCGGGTGAAGCGGCCGCCGCCGGCGCGCCCGGATCGGTCGCCACGCCGTTGCAGGCGCTGGCCACCAAGATGAGGACCGCCGCCTGAACGGCGGCTGCGGGCAAGGTCATCGGCCAGGACAACGGCACGAGCGAGGACTGATTGCGTTTCATCGGGGGCACTCCGTCGAAATGAGGCGAGATCGAGTCAGGCGAGATCGATTGCTTCGAGATGTGACGGGGTTGCGAGGCGACGAGGTTGCGCGGACGGCGCAGGCGTTGGAAGTGCGGCTGGATGCGTCGACGACGCGCGGGTGGGGATCACGGGGTGGACGCGATCGCCCGCCGTGGCTGCTCTGCGAGCCAGTCGACGAACTCCGGCCACGGTTCGATGACGAGCTGTCCCCGCATCTCAGGGTACGAGCCGCCGCAATAGGTGTCGCCCAACAGATCGAATCGGCCCGCAGGCTGCGCCTCCAAGTCCAGCCAATAGGTGAGGTTCGGCATCGCGATCTGCCGGGCATCGAGGTCCGGCACGCCGAACAAGTAGAGCTTGTCGTCGCTTTTCAACTCGAAGCGTACCGCGATGTCGGCCGGGATGTGAAGATCGCCGGTGGCCGTCCGATCGTCCGCCGTATCCTGCACGCCGTCGCGGCCCGGGTATTCGAAGTACCAGCGGTGGTCGCGGCCGACGAGCCGCAGCGCAAGCGACTCCGGCGCGACTGGCGCCGGCCGCTGGCTGCACGCGGCCGAGATGACAGCCGCCGCAGTGATCAAGCACCGTGTTCGCCCGAGCGATAGGCCGGAATTCGTGACGCCAGCCTTTCACGGTGCGATGACGCTGGCCCCCGGCATGAACAATGCAGGCTGCCTGCCCTGCACAACCCGATACCATACGCCGGCCGCCAGCGGTCCGAAGACCTCCTCCTTACCATCCGGCCAGTTGATCGTCAGGCCGCTGAGATGCGAAGCCTTGCTGAAGTCCGAGCACGAGCCGTCGATCGGAGAGCGACTCGAAGCTGTCGGCACCCTTCACTTGCCGCCGCAGCACCGTGCCGCCTACCACGGCCGCAACCCGCGCGCCGACCGCGCTGCGGTTGGCCGTTGTGCCCCTCGAGCCAGAGGCCGACCCAGTTGCCGCGCCCAGGCGTCGCATTGCGACCGATCTGCAGTGTCCCGCCGTTGTTACCGACCACGAAGTCGAGCCCCCCGTCACCGTCGAAGTCGGCTACGGCGAGCCCGCGGCTGACCTGAACGTCGGCCAGCGCCGGCCCGGCCGTGTCACTGACGTCGACGAAGCTCCCGTTGCCGGCGTTCTGGTACAGGAGGTTCTGCTCGGCGAACGTCAGGATGGGTCGACCTCGGGCGCGTTGTCGTAGATGTTGCCGGCAACCACCATCAAGTCTTCGTCTCCGTCGTTGTCGCCGTCGAAGAACACGGTGCCCCACTTCAGACGCAGGCGCGACGATGGGCCAACCCCGATCGCGTCCGCTTGTTCGTCGAACAGCATGTCCGTGCCTTGGCGATAGATCGAGGTCGACTCATGAGTGAAGTTGCTGACCGCGATATCGAGCGTGCCGTCGCCGTCGGTGTCGCTGACGTCCGCGCCCATGCCGGCCTGGGCGCGGCCATCACGGCTGAGCGCGACGCCGACCGTCGGCGCGATGTCCTCGAACAAGCCCTTGCCGTCGTTCAGCCAAAGCTGGTTCGGAGTGAGGTCATTGGCCACGTAAACGTCGGCGTCGCCGTCGGCATCGATGTCGGCGACCGCAATGGCAAGGCCCTTGCCGCGCTCGTCCTTGATGCCCACTTCCGCCGAGACCTCGGTGAAGTGACCCGTGCCGTCGTTGCGCCAGAGCTGATCGGACATGCCCTCAAAGAGGTGCGGTGTGCAATAGATCGGGACGTTACCCGTCTTGCACGGCTTGGCGGTGGCCGCGTCGTAGATCACATAGCGTACCAGGAAGAGGTCGAGGTCGCCGTCGCCGTCGGCATCGAGCATTCCGGCGCTCGTCGTGTAGCCGTTGTCGCCCGGGATGCCGCTCTCGGCCGTCACGTCCTGAAAGGCGGTGCCCGTGTTGAGCAGCACCCGTGTCGCGTCACCGAAGCCGGTCAGCACGACGTCGGTCCAGCCGTCGTTGTTGATGTCACCGGCCGTTGCGCCCAGGCCATAGCCCTCACTCGGCAGTTGCCAAGCTGCTGAACCGTCGGTGAAATGGGCGCGGCCGTCGTTGAGGAACAGGCCGTTCGCCGCATCTGCCGGTCGCTCGGCCGCGCCAATCGAGCCGCTGTTCGTTGCCAGGATACCGGGTGCTCCGTTGCGGTCGAAGTTGGCGACGACGACGCCGCCGCCCTGCGATCCCGGCATATGCTTGCTGGGCGAGTAGTGAGGCGCGTGGTGGAACTGGATGCCGCTGGCAGCCAGGATATCCTCGAACCGCAGCCCGCCTTCGGCGGCGGGCGATCCCGTCGCACCCGGTATGCCCGCGACACCCGGCGCAGTGGACGTCTCGGCTGTCATGGCGGACTGCTGTTCAGCCGCACCGGGCGCGTGGGTCAGCACGCCCCTATTGCAGCCGCCGAGCAG
This region includes:
- a CDS encoding VCBS repeat-containing protein, translated to MTPRHHRMALRTTLCAVAAGLLGGCNRGVLTHAPGAAEQQSAMTAETSTAPGVAGIPGATGSPAAEGGLRFEDILAASGIQFHHAPHYSPSKHMPGSQGGGVVVANFDRNGAPGILATNSGSIGAAERPADAANGLFLNDGRAHFTDGSAAWQLPSEGYGLGATAGDINNDGWTDVVLTGFGDATRVLLNTGTAFQDVTAESGIPGDNGYTTSAGMLDADGDGDLDLFLVRYVIYDAATAKPCKTGNVPIYCTPHLFEGMSDQLWRNDGTGHFTEVSAEVGIKDERGKGLAIAVADIDADGDADVYVANDLTPNQLWLNDGKGLFEDIAPTVGVALSRDGRAQAGMGADVSDTDGDGTLDIAVSNFTHESTSIYRQGTDMLFDEQADAIGVGPSSRLRLKWGTVFFDGDNDGDEDLMVVAGNIYDNAPEVDPS
- a CDS encoding VCBS repeat-containing protein, with the protein product MKRNQSSLVPLSWPMTLPAAAVQAAVLILVASACNGVATDPGAPAAAASPAGPSAPGGPTGDAASGADVSTLPRVDVPQGLDPYWIDSRRQEQLAAKANSGVFRDFQFANRQVESGITHLARVTDDSGKTFIASHYDHGTGMAVADVDGDGLTDLYFVRQVGPNELWRNVGGGKFEDITAAAGVAVPDKIGSAASFADLDNDGDADLYATTIQRGNEVFENDGTGRFTNVTDASGLGYFGFSAGALFFDYDRDGRLDLFLANTGTFTTDPLRTSTIQLPGVVLAAGELEFYTSVEDAFGGHLKAERNDRSLLFHNEGGLTFKDVTAQMGIDDLGWTGDASVIDGNEDGWPDLYALNMQGNDGY
- a CDS encoding VCBS repeat-containing protein, whose translation is MGHRVLRRRQRRRRRLDGGCRQHLRQRARGRPILTFAEQNLLYQNAGNGSFVDVSDTAGPALADVQVSRGLAVADFDGDGGLDFVVGNNGGTLQIGRNATPGRGNWVGLWLEGHNGQPQRGRRAGCGRGRRHGAAAASEGCRQLRVALRSTARARTSARLRISAA